A genomic segment from Clostridiisalibacter paucivorans DSM 22131 encodes:
- a CDS encoding N-acetylmuramoyl-L-alanine amidase, which produces MKIKIISGIFFIIFLMGIGQSVFADGDFDIGDTAKCSADVLNIRDKPSTMANRVGKLKEGERVTIKSGPISKDGYLWYEINSGWVVGKYLELDAKQSQFKYAFVDVDSKLMLRSKPSVQSKILSRLNNGTRVQILDESVLSKSHDWIKVNAEGSIGYVSKEYLKFEGQLSQRKESLEEKIPNNTQSISKGIVEVKDIQFKPNKDRISEIEIITSNKANYEKHILEQADKRLKRIVLDLKGSEIKGIIDEDFDGYPVDKIWVGPLSGKKDVVRVVVTLNQDKDFHINELEDKYGLQINFEKDKNSGKTIVVDPGHGGDNNKLYNGRIGDSGSISPFTNTKEKDLALTVSLKLREVLKSRGYNVVMTREKDEYIDLYKRSDIANAANADAFVSIHFNSTENISSATGIETLYCPSNKKTQTNPKDQYAFAKIMQDTLASGVNRKNRGLLNKPGYVVVREPNMPSVLMELGFLTNKEEERLVRTKDYQNRAVKAIADGLDKYFSQ; this is translated from the coding sequence ATGAAAATAAAAATAATTAGTGGAATTTTTTTTATTATTTTTCTAATGGGAATAGGTCAATCGGTTTTTGCAGATGGAGATTTTGATATAGGTGATACAGCAAAATGTAGTGCAGATGTGTTGAATATTAGAGATAAGCCATCAACTATGGCTAATCGTGTGGGAAAATTAAAAGAAGGAGAACGTGTTACTATAAAATCAGGGCCTATTTCTAAGGATGGATATCTCTGGTATGAAATAAACAGCGGATGGGTAGTAGGAAAATATTTAGAATTAGATGCAAAGCAATCACAATTTAAGTATGCTTTTGTTGATGTCGATTCTAAGTTGATGTTGAGAAGTAAGCCTAGTGTTCAAAGCAAGATTTTAAGTAGGTTAAATAATGGGACAAGGGTTCAAATTTTAGATGAAAGTGTTTTATCAAAATCTCATGATTGGATAAAGGTTAATGCTGAAGGAAGTATTGGATATGTGTCAAAAGAGTATTTAAAATTTGAAGGTCAGTTATCTCAGAGGAAAGAGTCTTTAGAAGAAAAAATACCTAATAATACTCAAAGTATATCTAAAGGTATAGTTGAAGTTAAGGATATTCAGTTTAAACCAAATAAAGATCGTATATCAGAGATTGAGATTATAACATCTAACAAGGCAAATTATGAAAAACATATCTTAGAACAAGCTGATAAGAGATTAAAACGTATTGTATTAGATTTAAAGGGAAGTGAAATTAAAGGTATTATTGACGAAGATTTTGATGGATATCCTGTTGATAAGATTTGGGTAGGCCCATTAAGTGGTAAAAAAGATGTGGTTAGGGTAGTTGTGACATTAAATCAAGATAAAGATTTTCACATTAATGAGCTAGAGGATAAATATGGGTTACAAATAAACTTTGAAAAAGACAAGAACAGTGGTAAAACTATTGTTGTGGATCCTGGACATGGTGGAGATAATAATAAACTTTATAATGGACGCATAGGTGACAGTGGCAGTATATCTCCTTTTACAAATACAAAGGAAAAGGATTTGGCATTAACTGTTTCATTAAAATTGAGGGAAGTACTAAAGAGTAGAGGCTATAATGTTGTAATGACTAGGGAAAAGGATGAATACATAGATCTGTATAAACGATCAGATATTGCCAATGCGGCCAATGCAGATGCATTTGTAAGTATACATTTTAATAGTACTGAGAATATTAGTAGTGCTACAGGGATTGAAACACTTTATTGTCCAAGTAACAAAAAGACTCAAACCAACCCAAAGGATCAATATGCCTTTGCGAAGATTATGCAGGATACATTGGCCAGTGGGGTAAATAGAAAGAATAGAGGACTGTTGAATAAACCGGGGTATGTTGTAGTAAGAGAACCTAATATGCCATCGGTATTAATGGAATTAGGATTTTTGACTAATAAAGAAGAGGAAAGATTAGTTAGGACAAAGGATTATCAAAATAGGGCTGTTAAAGCAATTGCAGATGGATTGGACAAATATTTTTCTCAATGA